The nucleotide sequence ATTTCAGTTCATCGATAGCATTGGCTATCAAGGTTGGATTGGCTGCGAATATAAACCATCATCCAATACTGAAGCAGGATTGGGCTGGATTAAAAATTTAAATCAATAACGATACGGAGACATTATGAGCAAGCAATTAAAGCTAGGATTTGTTGGTTTGGGAATAATGGGCGCACCCATGGCGAGCCATTTAATCAATGCAGGCCACGAGGTGTTTATTAATACTCGTAGCAAGGTACCAGAAGGGCTGGCATGTTCATCAGCAGTGCAATGTGCTTCACCTCAAGAAGTTGCGAGCACAGCCGACATTATTTTTACGATGGTCCCAGATACTCCTGATGTTGAGAGGGTGCTATTTGGTGATAACGGTATAGCATCAGGCCTCTCTAAAGGAAAGATTGTTGTTGATATGAGTTCCATATCCCCAATTTCTACCAAAGAGTTTGCTAAGAAAATAAATGCATTGGGCTGCGATTACTTAGATGCTCCAGTTTCTGGCGGTGAGCTTGGTGCAAAAAATGCGACCCTTTCAATCATGGTTGGCGGAGATGAGGGTGTCTTTGATAAGGTGAAGCCAGTATTTGAGTTGATGGGCAAAAATATTAATCTTGTTGGCGGAAATGGAGATGGTCAAACTGCTAAGGTGGCCAATCAAATTATTGTTGCCCTGAATATTGAGGCCGTAGCAGAAGCACTATTGTTCGCTTCAAAAGCTGGTGCAGATCCTGCAAAGGTACGTCAGGCTTTAATGGGCGGTTTTGCAAGCTCCAAGATATTAGAGGTGCACGGCGAAAGAATGGTCAAGCGCACCTTTGATCCCGGTTTCAGAATTGAATTACATCAAAAAGATTTAAACCTTGCCCTCAATAGCGCTAGAGCTTTGGGTGTTTCATTGCCAAATACAGCCACAGCACAGGAATTATTTAATTCATGCGCAGCTCATGGTGGTAAAGCCTGGGATCACTCAGCAATGGTGCGCGCTCTAGAGAAGCTTGCAAACTTTGAAATTGGGCAAAAGGCATAAGCACCCACATGCCTTCAACTTTAGTAGTCTATTTACATGGTTTTCGCTCCTCCCCAAGATCGA is from Polynucleobacter sp. MWH-S4W17 and encodes:
- the glxR gene encoding 2-hydroxy-3-oxopropionate reductase; this translates as MSKQLKLGFVGLGIMGAPMASHLINAGHEVFINTRSKVPEGLACSSAVQCASPQEVASTADIIFTMVPDTPDVERVLFGDNGIASGLSKGKIVVDMSSISPISTKEFAKKINALGCDYLDAPVSGGELGAKNATLSIMVGGDEGVFDKVKPVFELMGKNINLVGGNGDGQTAKVANQIIVALNIEAVAEALLFASKAGADPAKVRQALMGGFASSKILEVHGERMVKRTFDPGFRIELHQKDLNLALNSARALGVSLPNTATAQELFNSCAAHGGKAWDHSAMVRALEKLANFEIGQKA